The Periplaneta americana isolate PAMFEO1 chromosome 16, P.americana_PAMFEO1_priV1, whole genome shotgun sequence genome segment gagaaattgtgagtcatctcacatcacaatacgagactgatgttacaactgtgagcaattgaataaaaatcaaagataaagtgtgtacagtatgtaaatctacaacatgaggccTCTACTATTTATATCTTTCAGCTGActgccattacaaggagttttatTACCCCTTAAAAAtacgtcgttgacaaccgaacttaaattaatgaacttctgactcACTACAAAACGTGTTAAACACAAGATTACGGAGGAAATGACGAAAATTCAAGTGTTAATTCacttaatttacaaaaatattttatgttacggattatccgattctttcgattaaccgttccGTCAACCccattcattaccacggataatagaggtagtACTGTAGTTGGTTTTATTCCggaagttttccccaaccttatgacaaatatcaggtaatctatagcgaatcctcggcctcatctcgccaaataccatcttgctatcaccagttccatcgacactaaataacccagcTAAAAAATACTTTTAGCCAATAAATCGAATATGGCAGGATTTCTCTTCCGCAAACTTCTTGTAAAGCCCTAAAAGCTCTGAGTTGCGATTTTTCCTTGTGCAACTTGGATTGTGAACTACCGCCTTTGTTCATATTCACTGACCATCTTTTAGAGCAGTTTTATTagatgagaaaacagaaaatgtaatatttataaaatattatttggagAATTTCAATAAAGCCGATTTATAAATCAATGTTTGCTCcgcaacataggcctactataggcTCCAACATGAGATTTCCTAAGTCCGACGGATTGCCTGGCGGTGGAGCATTCGTGAATCCAAAGCTGATAGGCGAGCCATCCTTCCTGATCCTACaggcagtgctgtcatggtaattttttcttGACCATACGCCATACTGTTTATtcttctcccttgaaatatattttactctcttcTCTCTACCTATCCGACCGTCATGTAAtggattttttaatatatattttacgacgcttcatcagcTGCGATGGTTTCAATTGCTGTTAATGGCTTTGTGGAAAAACTCCTAAAGAAATCTTAAcgaggtaacttatcccaactagGAGTTAAACCCGGTCccgcttgtttcacagtcagacttgctaaccgttacttagAATCTTTTAatataggaagaaggaaagaattattattttgatttaccttttcataattacaaaacaagcttgatttaaagaatatcCCACGAAGCTGTCACAGTAGATGCACACTTGCCTTAGAGCATGTATCTGCAGCACTTCGGTAATTTTCAGTAATATAATTATGGTTCTGGATTTCAGCGCTGCGATGTAGCGATGGACATTTATGATCACAAAAATAAGATAATCATAGGAACAGCATGTGAGAATCAAAGATCAGTACAGATCTCCGTGTAAAAATATAGATCTCCATGTACAGAACTTTGGCGCCCATGTCTCCACTTGGACTGAATTTTCTCTTCCCCATACGATTCATTAAAACACTGTAGGTTTCCATACACCGTATTGTCCCGTATGAACCCCATGACAGCATTGCCTGCAGGTAAGATTCCATCGGAAACTGATAAACCAGGATCCAAGAGTCCGAAGCTCCAAGCCCTTCTCAAAAcctgtatcagcatcggaaacccgtactatcccCAGACATcaccccagtctatttttactattacagaaatgataaatgaaatgaggggaaAGTGAAATGTGTTGGTTGAATGAAATGGGAAACGGGAATGCTTCCAGGAAATGCCTCTGCAACTActcttttgtccaccacaaattccactcaaACCTGATGGGAATCGAACCtaggccgcctggatggaaggtcAACGCGCTAGCACTGTAGTCACAGACGACGCAGTTATTGACGGTGTAAAGTGGCAAAGACTTATAAAGATAGTCTACTTCATTTGTTATTGATAGTAGTTGTTCAACGTAACTTACGTAACACAAAACATCGAAAAGCAAGAAgtctgtaggctatataaataaaCCAATAGAGATAACATGCAACAGTAGATGTTACAAATTTAGTGCAAGGTCATGGACAGTCAGCTGAATATGTCTGTCGCGCATGATGTTTTGAATACGAAGTAACATTGTGCTTTGTACCTCGATTTGTTAACTCTGATGTAACACCGATATCCAGTCGCCATTGCAATCTCATTATCTGCGTAATGAAACAGCAAGCAGATAATGAGTCTACTTATTAACTTCGAAGAAAAGCCCAGTCATTGCGCTATCTACATAGCAGAAACTGCAACTAGATAGTGACAAAGCACGCCGAGATCTGGGATTATAGGCGTGGACTTAGCTTAAAACAGAACGACTCCTCAGATAGACGGCAACACTGATAGCATTTGTCTGCAGCTGTAGTACAAGCAGGTAAACCACACACGTAACATCGTGGGTCGCAGGTCCAATTTCAGTCGTATTATCAAGCGAAGTGGTCTgctcccattattattattattattattatcattattatattcgtCTATTAagcaaaatgtttattttcgcaCACGCAAGGAAATAAACCAAGCCAAAATGTCGAATCATTGTCTTCAAATGTTTGTTCTTGTTCTTTTATCGTTGTTCCAAATGCGTAGGCACTTGGAAGCCTTCCAATCGCCTTCTTTCGTtctaaaataaatcattgattatttttctgttattcaaAACTCTGGATGCAGAGTCTGAAATACTTCTTGTTTGTGATTGAGTTGTTATCGTTACTGAGTGAAATTTGGTAATTCGAATATTCCTTCTTCATATAAATGAGTTACAAGCAATTATATTAAGCTGTTAATTTAAAAGTAACTACATAACctcacatatatacacatatataacaTCGTCACCTACGCTGGCTGAATGATtagacctccagcctgtcacgcaggcggtccgcgTTCGAGTTCCAGTGAGTTACACTTTTACtaggtcatactacttttgaccaataaaacggtacgaaaggatgtgtttcaactaatcatggctgtttaccgctacaattttatcatttccctagcatttgtttatgtttatcacttccctagcatttgtttttatcacttccctagcatttgtttctttgtttgtcaacatttcaaactgcaaattctttacggtactataaaacatgctttgcgatcatcatttgtttaccgcatagatagtcaactgaaaatggcgactccgttcaaacgttttgtggagctaacattactgaaatagaatttcagtaaatcaatttgttattgtattagagtactttatttcttctaatcgtgtaatggtcaattaaattccacaatatagttaataattattaaattgtgtattttgtaACATTCTTGCAGATTCTCGTACGACCTAAAAATGGGACTTCTAGGAAAGTGTCTGCTTATAAGTGTAGCACTTTCTGCAGTTGGAATTGCATACTTATGGTCTGTTCTTAACGAAGTGCCCCCACAACCTCAACTGGACAACAAATGGTGGGGAGTGGGCCAGCCTCGTAAAATGGACGAATCCATCAGAAGTTTCAAAATTAACGTCCCAGACGAGGtaagtttgttacaatttaagtTGACTTCTAATCTGAAGTTTATCATTTCTCTCCAAGTATTGAGTTACAGTAATATAGGACCTACACTTTGGTCTAACATAGACTATGACGCAGACTTTGTCGTACAGTACAAACCACTAGAACTCACTTTCTATGTAACACGAATGGGCTGTGCCAAATCACCTGTAAGAAAGAGTATGAAGATGTTCAGAGGGTctatagactaacgaaatatatATTGTAACTAAAAACCGTTTTCTTAGTCCCAGAACATTGGAATGACTATATGTGTGCAAGGAATAGTATACATTACATCACGTGTCCTTAAGAAGacactcgtccacacctgtggagtaacggttagcgcgtcagactgccaaaccaggtggcccgggttcgattcccgatcggggcaagttacctggttgaggtttttcccagggttttccctcaatccagtacgagcaaatgctggaacTATCGTGCtaaaccccggactcatttcaccgacattatcaccttcatctcattcagatgctaaataacctaagatattgataaagcgtcgtaaaataacctactaaaaaagtaGACATTCTGCTCACAAACTATACAGcatatatgcatgcatgtatacaCAAGTTCCAGAGAAATGCAGACCAAATGGCGCTAAGAAAATGGGAATGAATGATTGATTGGCtacaatttcttttaaaatatatatcctaACCTATTGCAGAGACCTCTGTGTTAATTGAACATGATTTTCGGGTAGAACTATTATttctatgtatatatgtatgtatgtattttttattttattgggttattttacgacggtgtatcaacatctcaggttatttagcgtctgaatgaaatgaaggtgataatgccggtgaaatgaatccgaggtccaacaccgaaagttacccagcatttgctcatattggattgagggaaaaccccagaaaaaaacctcaaccaggtaaattggccccacctggaatcgaacccgggccacctggtttcgcggccggacgcgctgactgttactccataggtgtggacttcgtatgtatgtatgtacagtaagtatgtatgtatgtatgtatgtacagtatgtatgtatgtatgtatgtatgtacgcttATAACTATTTATGGGTGTATGTGTTACTATGAATGAAATCGGTACACTTTTGACAGAATGATACAGACTACccgatttgacatggaatactCAATTTTAAATACCGGCTATTTTACGTGGAAGTTTTGTCGATAAATGACATAATcgccattttcatcatcatcatcatcatcatcatcccgtcAGAAGAAGTCCAGGTAACAACTGAGTCCGGAGTACAAATAAAATTGGATAAAAGAGGTTTCACGAGGCAAAAAACGAGAAACTGGCCGCTGTTATAAGTTCTTGCCTACATGAGCACTAGTCATTGAAATTGTTCTGCATCAGCACTGTTACTGCCAGTTCTATCTAGATGTGCCAAATATATGTTTAGTCTCTTTCTCCCGTTACATCGAAACCCATAGTGTAACATGTGCACCCTATGCTAGTGAATTGACAGAGTTAATCAACTACTTCTCAACTACAGGTACTCCAAGATCTGAAGAAACGCTTGGATCTTGCTGCTCCATACACTCCGCCTCTCGAAGGCATCAACTTCGAGTACGGCTTCAACACTAACTACCTGAAGAAAGTCATCGAGTTCTGGAAGACAAGCTACAACTGGAGAGAACGTGAGACTTACCTGAATAGATTTCCTCACTTCAAGACGTACGTGGACGGCCTCGACATCCACTTCATTCACGTGAAACCCAAGAACGTGGACAAGTCCGTCAGAGTATTGCCGCTGCTCATTGCCCACGGATGGCCGGGATCAATCCGGGAGTTCTATGACTTAATCCCTCTGCTGACCACCCCGCGCAAGGACGCTGACTTCGTGTTTGAGGTCGTGGCACCTTCTCTCCCTGGCTACGGCTTCTCGGAGGGAGCGGCTCGTCCCGGACTCGGCACAGCGCAAATAGCCGTCATCATGAAAAACTTGATGCAGAGGCTTGGCTTCAACAAGTTCTACGTCCAGGGAGGAGACTGGGGCTCTGCTATCATAACGAATATGGCCATTCTGTTCCCGGAGCAGTAAGTGTAAattcaaatacattatttatcatcgtcatcattacagATTACATGGCGGTTCAAGCCGTGTTGGGAGCTCAGTTAGCAGCGTTGGCTCCCTACAGCCGCGGACCCAATGGCGAAGTTGTATttctggtggacaaagccaaggttgtTAAGGATCTTCTCGAGATTCTTCCGTTTTTCCTCGTCATTCCACCAACGCACCCCAAAATTAtcttttcattatcatctccgtttcCAAATGTATGGAATCTTTCGTGTTCGTGCAACGTCAGAGCCGACATCCGACCCAATTtctcattttgaaatgttggcgaaATATTCGCTACAATTATGGTTCACACAAATGTCAGAAAAGTTCTTTGACTTAATTGTGATGTATAGACTCCTGTTGTACCTAGTTTAACTTGatgttttatgttacaagtaCGTGTATATTTAATGCTACACTTACGTTTCCTAATGTTACATGCTATGTACTCTACAACTTTCACTGCACACAACTTCCAAAAGAGTTCACTGTTGAAATTGAACACATTTTGTCTATATTGATCACTATGTTTGCTTaaaattttttcttaataattatgATCGCCGCATtcttactataggcctacatctaggTTGTTAGTCTGTTGCGTTGCTTTCGACAGAGCTGTACCACGTTGTATTGTACCATCTACGTGAACTACTGAGTGATAAGTGTACGAGTATTCTGCTTGTAAACGTTAGCTACAGTAGATCGCAAAACTAAATTCAAACAATATTTTTTCCTAACTCTACTACATcatggtaaaataaataattctgttgTGTTCATGTATACCTTGATGTTACCCTGGTGGTATTTGTCAACATTCCGAAGTCCATGCGAATAAGTATAGAACCTTGTTTACAGAGTAGccgcattaaaataaatatctggCATAGAACTTATGGCCGATGCACTGAAACCTCATCTCAGCTTATATGTAACTGTCCTCTTTGTATGGCGTTAGGCATATTTGGGTTAAGCATTACGTAAGACAATAATTATGGTTTGTTTAGTTTTTGCTATCACTGGAAGAGTCATATTAAGAGTAGTTGCCGATACTCGTAAACATTTCATTCATAATGGAAATAGTAAAACAAACTCAAAGACTTTATCagtcaaaatatagtttacaatgTCAACTACTTTACGCCGTGTTCATGAGAAttcaccaacgtttgcaggaaaTCTGTAACCTAACTTCAGAAGCATGTCCTACATATAAAAATTGCTCATTATGATCACTTCTGTcacctctgaaagtttgtaacaaaatCATATAATGATCCGGTATATGAaaatcatataatatattatatgacattattttaaaatgattttcagGGCCCCATGGTGCAGTtactataaattaaatttattaaaaattgtatgtgcaaaacaattaatatgaattaaataacTAAAAGATGGAATTTCTCAAATAAAATCTGTTCATTTCAGTGTCCTGGGAGCCCACTCCAATATGTGTTTCTCAATGAGTCTACTTTCTCAACTCGCACAACTTTTCGGAAGCTTCTGTCCTAAGATGCTTGTTGAAGAACATCGGGTTGACAAGGTTTATCCTCTAGGGAAGCACTACTCACAACTTATAGAAGAGTCTGGATACTTTCATCTTCAAGCCACTAAGCCGGATACTATAGGTAAGTCCACGTGCATttctgaatgagtgagtgagtgagtgagtgagtgagtgagtgagtgagtgagtgagtgagtgagtgagtgagtgagtgagtgagtgagtgagtgagtgagtgagtgagtgagtgagtgagtgagtctgCGGTCTTATAAGCTATGCGCATATGAAAAAAGCAGTAAggagctattttttttaaattagctaggtaacagtaggcctaaatatagaaattagtttcaaaatgcaaataaattttctCAGCGAAGCCAatctcattcaatttattttacacaGAATAACTCGTTCGCTTGTTGCTCATTTTTATTCCTCTTTGTCAGCGAGGAGACAATTGGATAAGTAACGGGACAACAGGACGGAGGATGGTTTGAGATGAGGGTTTTACCTTGTAATATTTCCATTAATATTTGTGATTGATAATGTATCATACACTACTGTGCTACACTACTTAGGCAAGAATTCAGAACCTAGAACCTTATATTGTACATATATCAGAAGGATCTAATATgtgaatatgtatatgtattttctttccattctgcTCTTAAAGTAGAGGAGGTGATCTTATATGCGAGGAGGTATATTAAGCGAGTAAATatggtaatttattttatacaacaGATGATGTCAGAAAACAATGAAATTTTCTCTTATCTCACTGTTTCTTCACGGAGGTGGAACTCAATTTTGTgaaacaatatattttatatgaaaacatGGAATTAATATGTAAGCTTCCTGTTTTAGGCGTAGCTCTTCGCGATTCACCGGTTGGCTTGGCGGCTTACATCCTGGAAAAGTTCTCAACGTGGACAAATAGTAGCTGGAAAAATTTACCAGACGGGGGcttgacaaataaatataaactcgAAGATCTTCTCGACAACGTCATGATCTACTGGGTGACTGGATCCATTACTACGTCAATGCGGATCTACAGCGAGAACTACAGCAAAGCGCATTTGGCATTGAAGTTGGAAAAGTAAGTAATACTAACAAGGGAATCTTTCACAGCTTCAAATTGAAACACATCTTGACGATACGTACACGGGTAAGAATTGTAAATGTACAAAAGTTATAACTGGCTCAGACTGAAACACTAAAAATGGTTTTTAAAACAGTTTAAAATGTTCTTTTCTACTCAACGAGACCACACTTTACACTACAATAGAAAGATTTACAAGTCCTTATAAGAGATTTTGATAAAAGCAGGTCAAGTGACTTGTTAAAATTGAGAAAGAAATAGCTCTCCTGGGCAGTTAGCTTCCTTACAGGACATTGTGCTCTCAAGAAGAATTAACCTAGCTTGTATTCCTTGTTTACAAGGAGATGAGTCTGTAGCTTATCTGTTATATGATTGCAATGTACTCACCTATCAAAGAGCTCTCATCTTTGGAAAAAACTTTCCAAAGCTTGATGAGCTATCAACTGCCCCAGTCCTCAGTGTGATTCAGTACATCAAGAACATCAAACTATTGGATTGATAGGATATCATGgcttattgtgtggtttcgtaacaagctgtttttttttacggtgatgggttgttagcccttcgtccaacccccaagctggaggatcaccctTATCGGCAGTACACGACTGCATATTCAGTATATTCGCAGCTACactccatatctggagaccgcctcctctatccgcaacctgagtggattaatcttgcacaggatagggaccaatgtcgagcttgtgtgagggcagcaatgaatctcagGGTTCTTTAAGactcataagtaagtaagtaggataTTATGACGGGGAAGCTCAATATATCTTTTAGGCTGCAGTACTAGGGCTGTAATAGCCCGCTCctacatataaattaaattaaatttcgttCAATTCAGAagcaaatttatgtttttttagttCCAATATATGAGTCATGATCAATTGAAACCCGTTCGAAccggtttgtttgtttattcgttcgttcgttcgtctcTGACGTAGCTCATAAGGCAGATGCATTTtcctactgatccggagctgcgctccgACGTGGGTTCAATTTCCGCTTGATCTGattatatctgttttttttttcgaggtctTCCCCAAGAGTGAGGTAACTCATCTCGCTATtcccaattccatcgacgctaagtagctcagtagttgatacaacgtcgttaagtaACGAA includes the following:
- the LOC138716267 gene encoding juvenile hormone epoxide hydrolase 1-like is translated as MGLLGKCLLISVALSAVGIAYLWSVLNEVPPQPQLDNKWWGVGQPRKMDESIRSFKINVPDEVLQDLKKRLDLAAPYTPPLEGINFEYGFNTNYLKKVIEFWKTSYNWRERETYLNRFPHFKTYVDGLDIHFIHVKPKNVDKSVRVLPLLIAHGWPGSIREFYDLIPLLTTPRKDADFVFEVVAPSLPGYGFSEGAARPGLGTAQIAVIMKNLMQRLGFNKFYVQGGDWGSAIITNMAILFPEHVLGAHSNMCFSMSLLSQLAQLFGSFCPKMLVEEHRVDKVYPLGKHYSQLIEESGYFHLQATKPDTIGVALRDSPVGLAAYILEKFSTWTNSSWKNLPDGGLTNKYKLEDLLDNVMIYWVTGSITTSMRIYSENYSKAHLALKLEKIPPTVPIACAAFPDDLIYSPKTLMKWRFPSLVRYTDMPHGGHFAAFEEPQLLAEDVWATIRIMEGK